Within the Medicago truncatula cultivar Jemalong A17 chromosome 4, MtrunA17r5.0-ANR, whole genome shotgun sequence genome, the region ATTCATATatctttttatacaaaaaaaaaatctttaaaaaaatgggaAATTTCTCTATTAATAGGCTACCGAATGATCTCGTATTTTTTCGTAAGACTCTGGATGTGGAGGAATTGGTTCTTAAGATCCAGTTCtcattgagatttttttttaggaggcACCCTGATTTGTTTGCACTATGAGTTGATAGTGGAACCATTTCTCTTTTGGAGTCGGTAGCCTTTCTCTACATGGGCGTTGGTTGGGAACCTTTGAGCGAGGTCCTTGGtatatttcttgattttttgTGTCTCATTTCTCGGGTGGCATAGGCTTGGTATATTCTTCATGTGTTTTGGGTACTAGGACAGaggtaggttttttttttttttttttttttatgttaatgttttcattctatgttgttgttgaagttttaGTTTTATTCTAGGTGATGTTGTGGGTGTTTTTATGTTTCGCTCTTGGTGGGATTCTGGGTCACTTTTGGTGATCATTCATCCTTGTGCATTCGTTCTATTCCCCCCTTTTCTACATGGATATTTGCagtttaaaaacaaataacgaAGCAATTGAagtcaagtggttaatgagctcTATCAAAGGACAAATTGTAAAAGAGAGTATGAGTTTGCTTTTTGGATGGAACAATTCTTGGCAAACCTTTTCTTACCTCCCGACCGAGCTCTAAATTACTATTGCCCCCTTTGATTCAAACGATTAACGCTCGAGGAGAAACTGTATTCCTCAATTATGGATTTCCTAACTTCTTCGGTAGAATGTTAGGTGCAATTGTTTTTGGGTTTAGGCTACACTAATTAATGCATAAATAAAGGCAAAAAGGTATAGGGATAAAAattgcaaaacaaaacaaaaaaaaacttgtttgttttgattggATGTGTTAATTACAATATATAAACATagtatttatattgtttttatttcctATTAGCAAAAATGACGCGGCCTATACAATGCATGATAACTGCCTTGTTAGTGGGATCAGGACGCCCCACATCCGTCTGCATTCTCCTCTTTTTGACATGCATATAATTCTTTGACAAAGTCCTTTTTATGTGTATCTCCACTTGAGGTCGTGTCTTCCTCatgttttagtaaaaaaaaaaatgaattttgaaccATATTGCATGTTTTCGACTTAATATAATTCCtccttaaaatttataaattttgggCTTGTGTTTATACTTATGCTatcccattttaaatttttatttattattatcattcgAAAGGATCGATGGCATGTTCGATATTGaggattttatattctaaaagtttttttaaaaaaaaaaaaaaatagagtgaaAAACATCATATGATGACATTTCCAACTATATGATTTtactaaaattaaatgaatataGAAAACATTCATCTTGggcccctcaaaaaaaaaaaccaagggaatgattttttatttttttttgagcaaagagGAATAAGTTTTATATTTGACATTTAGGTGTTTTTACATAACTTATTTAATACTTTATGttacatttttaaattcatgttttttagaggatttttaAATTCTTGTTAAACTTCTTCAAAATACAGAGTAAAAATGTAATCAAATCTATTAGTTACAAACCCTTTTttacacaaataaaatatattatttgtttgttaaaaaactaaaatgtgGTTAACCGTATATATTATGAGAGGTGCTATATGGTACGGCATTTTGTTTTACGAAATTTGACGAACTTTCCTATACGCACAACACATCTTCTcgtttattttactaaaaaaaatcgGGAGATTAAACTAACAAATATTAACGCCAGATTAAAAATAATAGACTTAATTAATGATGTGGTCTcttaagttatttgttggttatATTTTAGTTCCATAAATTATTAACGTTATAATTTGGTCCCTTTAAGCTATCTTCCGTCAACTAAATAAATCTCCACCGTCAAAACCGTTAATCCAATATCTAAGGTGGATACACATTGCAAGCTGTCACGGCATCCTTttgtataaataataataatagtgatCATGTCCCTTTAATAAATTATACAGTGATCATGTCTCATACCATGGACCATAAAGGCCACTGGATTTGCAACAAAAGGTCTTAAGAGATcaacttatttatttcttagAACCAACAAAATAGGTGCATGATACACAGGAGAAATCAAATCAGTGTTGAattagtgctttttttttttttgtcaggtagcctagtggctggagctcacacattttaaatgtggagaagtggggtgtccggggttcgaaccccggcccctgcatataaaatgcatttgtccctaccaattgagcaAAGCTCACGGGGACTGAATTAGTGCTTTTACTATGCAAAGAAAACGAAAAACATCCGGTTATATTGCTCATCCGTGAAATTTCGTATGCACCGTATCCGTACCATTCAGCATTATTCATATATTATTctcattttgtaacaaaaaaaaatatatattttcatttccATTTAATGCAATTTCTACATTCAAAATTTAGCAACTGTTTAGTAAAAAATCTGAAAAGGTGTTGACTACATTtatatactacctccggtcctatttacaagagacaatttactttttagatacattaaataatttatgtatttggtttaggttcttgactagatacatacattattcaatgtatctaaaaaatcaactgtctcttgtaaataggaccggagggagtattctTTTTAATGCAGCTTCTCCGTTCACAAAGACTAGAAGCTATTAATTACAAACCCTTTTttacacaaataaaatatattatttgtttgttaaaaaactaaactgTGGCTAACTGTATATATTATTCTCATTTTGTAAGTTATTTTCATTTCCATTTAATGCAATTTCTACATTCAAAATTTAGCaactgtttggtaaaaaatctGAAAAGGTGTTGACTACATTTATatattcttttcatttctttttaatgTAGTTTCTCCGTTCACAAAGACTAGAAGCTAACTAAACTATATACTTTcccgttttaaaaaaaaagtaaaccaTATACTTTCCCCATCTTTtgagtcaaaaaataaaaataaaaaaggaaagaagaCTCGATTATAAATTAAATGACACAGAATATTACCAAGACCCTCACTTAAAAAGTATATATAGAGCGCAACAATGAGATGCACAACCAAGTAACAAACCACGTTTCTGTTAGTACCATGGAAACAATGAGAGCGTTGTTTTTTCTCTTGACAACCTTAACAATTTTCATGTCtgtttcaacaacaacatcactaTCACCCATTCAAAATCTTCTCAattgtttttatcattattCTCAATCTTTTAATTCATCTGACATTATTTACGGTCCAAAAAACCCCTCATTCTCAACCATCCTAAATATGAAAATACATAACAAGAGATTTAAAACAGCAACATCACCAAAAGCTTTAGCAATTATAACTCCAAAAGATGATTCTCATGTCCAAACAACAATTAAATGTGCCAAAATCAACAACTTCCAATTAAGAATCCGAAGTGGCGGCCACGATTATGAAGGCTTCTCATACTTATCAGACGTGCCTTATGTTATAATTGACTTGCTTCACCTCAATTCAGTTGAAGTCAATTTACAAGATGAAACAACATGGGTTGAAGCTGGTGCAACACTTGGTAAGATTTATTATAccatttcaaagaaaaataattctCTTGCTTTCCCATCTGGGGTCTGTTTTTCTCTAGGTGCTGGTGGTCATTTCTCTGGTGGTGGGTATGGTAATTTGATGAGAAAATTTGGTCTTTCTATTGATAATATCATTGATGCAAAAATTGTTGATGTCAATGGTAATATCCTTGATAGAAAGTCAATGGGAGAAGATCTATTTTGGGCTATAAGGGGTGGTGGTGGTGCTAGTTTTGGTGTTATTCTTTCATGGAAACTTAAACTGGTTCAAGTAACTCCACAAGTTACTGTTTTCAATGTCAAAAGGAACATGGATGAAGGTGCAACTGATGTTGTATACAAATGGCAATTAGTTGCACCAAAATTGCATAAAGATATTTTTATTAGAGCGCAACATAATGTTGTTACAATTAGTGGTAAAAAGATAGTGCAAGTTAGTTTCATTGGTCAATTTTTGGGAACAATTGAAAGACTTTTGCCGTTGATCAATGAGAGTTTCCCTGAATTAGgtttaaagaaaaatgattgCTCTTCAATGCCTTGGATTAATTCCACATTTTTTTGGTATGATATTCCAATTGGCACTCCTCTTGAAGCATTGTTAGATGAACCAAAAGATCCTAAACCAATTTATATCAAAGGTCAATCAGACTATGTGAAGAAACCAATTCCTAAAAAAGATATCGAATCTATATGGAAATTGATGGTTGAAGGTGAGACGTTGTCTATGCAATGGAATCCTTATGGTGGAAGGATGGAAGAGATATTGCCATCAGAAACACCATTTCCTCACAGAGCTGGAAACTTGTTCTTGATTCAATACATTAATTCTTGGATAGAAGAATCTCCTGGAGCTATTGAACATCGTGTGAATTTTTCAAGGTTGTTTCACGAATTCATGACGCCCTATGTTTCGAATTCTCCAAGGGAAGCATTCCTCAATTATAGAGATGCTGATGTTGGTGCCAATCATCCAAGTAATGcaacaaaaattgatgttgCGAGAACTTATGGAAGCAagtatttcaaagaaaattttgaaagattaGTTAGTGTGAAAACCAAAGTTGATcctgagaatttttttagatacGAACAAAGCATACCTAGTAGGTTATCTAAAACTCATATTTAGTGTCAATttctaatgaaataaaatggaatAATAAGCCCCTCTGGAAAAAATGGAATAATactatttttcattgaaaattgcATACACtattttgttttcctttctttATTTTAGTTCTCTATTTTCTTATTAAGCTAAATTATATAGCCAaggaaataattaatttattttgagggTTAAGGAAACAATTATGTTACATTCCCTCAGCCAAAGACATCAAATCCCAATCAAGAGATAACCAGTTTGAAGGCAGATCAGatacttttaaaaattattaattctaTCGACATCAATTTAGATATAACATTTTTGCTATTCCATGTCTTAAAATAGTTGTcttttaacatttctttttctgtcttaaaataattgtcactttcgAATATCAATGgagcattattattatttttttccactaTTATATCCTTACTAAGGGCAAGCTGCATTGATAATCATTTCTCGATGACAAAATCAATCATTTTAAATACAACGTTCATAGACCTAAATGACATCACATTGTTTGAGGTAATAATTATGTTCTCCTTTGAATTGTCCCATGACCAACTAATGCTAATTCATGTATATGATTTTAGGGTTTTTATTGTTAATATGtattaaagatagaaaatttgtattaaaaattatgcattttattttatcagaAGGATCACTACGTTCaagcaaagttttttttttatttctgttaACAAATTCATGTATTTTTGGAAAAGATTCttaaaatattctaaacattcttgcaaaaatttattcaaaaaactaAATGGTACAAATGAACTAACTTAACATCAGAGACCAAAAGTCAAGGTTAACGTTAGTCATATGTGCTCATAGTGGGACGGCTTAGGGCTCAGTTTTGTAATgcctgaattttttttttatagggggtgtatatagaaaaaCTTGTTTTATATAGCAAATCGCACTGGGGGACCCAAACATGAACATAGTTTCATCCCTAATGATGTCTTGGCTTtataccccccccccccccccccagcAAGTGTTTTCAACCCTAAATTTTACTATCAAAGGAATCTtgcaaaacttaaaaaaattggaCCATGAAAATGAGGAAATTGGTCATAAATTGGACCATGAAAATGAGGAAATTGGTCATAATTAAAGTATTCTTAATGATGTGCCAAATGTATctaatattgaaaattttggtgatgattatgaaaacaaaatttctcattttgatatttatgattCAAGAAATTGAGAGAATCTTAATAACAACTCAAATTATATTGTAATTAAAAAGgagcctatttttttttgaagaattaaaaaGGAGCCTATTAAagaaatgaatcttaattttcCCAATGACAAATATCTTAGGTATTTCTCATATGtgaattattaaagaaaattaagCAATGGTGAGATTAGTGATTGAAAGTGGTTACTTTATTGCAAATATATTGACAAGgtatattgtttttgttgtaaattgttTAAATCTTCTACTTCTATTAACTTGAGTTTGCTAGCAAATGAGGGCTTAAGTGATTGAAAGCATATTAGCTAGAGACTCACATAACATAAAAATAGTGTCGACCATATGACTATTACGAATACTTGAATGAATTGAAAATAAGattggataaaaataaaataattgataaacacttggaagaagaaattatgaaagagaaagagttttggagagaagttttacatttaatattttcaattgtGAAATGTCttgcaaaatataatattgtctACCTATTGTTTTACTTATTAATTTTGTTGGGTTTGATTTGGTTCTcccaacttttttgttttgtagttgtttattttgattaataatatataGGATGAGGGGCATCTCACACATGATGTTTTGAGGTGTCAGCATAGTTGAAATGTCAAAGTATCGTATTAtgatatgagttttttttttttttttttaccaaatgatgagttttttaaaagttatattATGGTGACATGGGGTGCCATAATAGTTGTGATGTCAACTGTTATAACTAATGTATgtttcattcatcatttatatatataaaaaaaatgatagaataTGTAAAAGCGTCTTTTTCTCACGCTTTTACTATGGCCCGTAATACACAACGAACGAG harbors:
- the LOC11424412 gene encoding berberine bridge enzyme-like 17; its protein translation is METMRALFFLLTTLTIFMSVSTTTSLSPIQNLLNCFYHYSQSFNSSDIIYGPKNPSFSTILNMKIHNKRFKTATSPKALAIITPKDDSHVQTTIKCAKINNFQLRIRSGGHDYEGFSYLSDVPYVIIDLLHLNSVEVNLQDETTWVEAGATLGKIYYTISKKNNSLAFPSGVCFSLGAGGHFSGGGYGNLMRKFGLSIDNIIDAKIVDVNGNILDRKSMGEDLFWAIRGGGGASFGVILSWKLKLVQVTPQVTVFNVKRNMDEGATDVVYKWQLVAPKLHKDIFIRAQHNVVTISGKKIVQVSFIGQFLGTIERLLPLINESFPELGLKKNDCSSMPWINSTFFWYDIPIGTPLEALLDEPKDPKPIYIKGQSDYVKKPIPKKDIESIWKLMVEGETLSMQWNPYGGRMEEILPSETPFPHRAGNLFLIQYINSWIEESPGAIEHRVNFSRLFHEFMTPYVSNSPREAFLNYRDADVGANHPSNATKIDVARTYGSKYFKENFERLVSVKTKVDPENFFRYEQSIPSRLSKTHI